One Salmo salar chromosome ssa01, Ssal_v3.1, whole genome shotgun sequence DNA window includes the following coding sequences:
- the LOC123725546 gene encoding vacuolar protein sorting-associated protein 29 isoform X3, which translates to MLVLVLGDLHIPHRCNTLPAKFKKLLVPGKIQHILCTGNLCTKESYDYLKTLAGDVHIVRGDFDENLNYPEQKVVTVGQFKIGLIHGHQVIPWGDMASLALLQRQLDVDILISGHTHKFEAFENENKFYINPGSATGAYNALESNIIPSFVLMDIQASTVVTYVYQLIGDDVKVERIEYKKS; encoded by the exons ATG TTGGTCCTGGTGTTAGGTGACCTGCACATCCCCCACCGATGCAACACCCTACCAGCCAAGTTTAAGAAGCTGTTGGTGCCTGGCAAGATCCAGCACATCCTCTGTACAGGAAACCTCTGCACCAAGGAGAGCTATGACTACCTGAAGACACTGGCCGGGGACGTACACATTGTCAGGGGAGACTTTGATGAG AACCTGAACTACCCGGAGCAGAAGGTGGTGACAGTAGGTCAGTTTAAGATCGGCCTGATCCATGGGCACCAGGTGATCCCCTGGGGGGACATGGCAAGCCTGGCCCTGCTGCAGAGGCAGCTCGACGTCGACATCCTCATCTCTGGACACACGCACAAGTTCGAGGCCTTCGAAAACGAGAACAAGTTCTACATCAACCCCGGCTCAGCAACTGGAGCCTACAACGCACTGGAAAG CAACATCATCCCGTCCTTTGTATTGATGGACATCCAAGCATCCACAGTGGTGACGTACGTATACCAGCTCATAGGAGATGACGTCAAAGTGGAGAGGATTGAGTACAAGAAATCCTAA
- the LOC106566309 gene encoding nucleolar complex protein 4 homolog: protein MATSKRCNVSSENLTVNDVKTPKIDINSKVDLIIQSKKHANDVFDVLEYLQSEKEKNVVCAINGCTKLFSTLLERGDLYVGQLPKEELLIGGDRSADEKYCMFIRHRYNGCLELLLEHISHESYQIKESALCALMEFASMEGKFPLQDLDWSEHYSFPRELIQAVVERLLSQEEDMAVLISRFQEYLDMEDVRYYVMSSVRENVGRVMDKTKGAVMPIYQNNVFTLLSNINMPSQESELTNYLVKQEAKHEDWKAAKLKEHKRAFERLWLGFLKYKLPSSMYKKVLVILHDSILPHISNPTVMIDFLTAAYDVGGAISLLALNGLFVLIHQHNLDYPDFYKKLYSLLEPSVFHVKYRARFFHLANLFLSSTHLPVYLVAAFAKRLSRLALTAPPAALLMVLPFICNLIRRHPACRVLIHRPSAADEACDDPYLMEEEDPSQCHALESSLWELQTLQKHYHPDVAKAAMAINKPLSQQEDDISELLELSTYELMERDLKHKQSKTVPLEFDPATQLLQGSGGVLGLNFSLE from the exons ATGGCGACTTCGAAGAGGTGCAACGTGAGTTCGGAAAACTTAACCGTAAATGATGTGAAAACACCTAAAATAGACATCAACAGTAAAGTAGATCTGATTATTCAGAGCAAAAAACATGCCAACGATGTGTTCGACGTTCTTGAGTATCTTCAG tcagagaaagagaagaaCGTTGTTTGTGCGATTAATGGATGTACTAAACTGTTCAGCACGTTGTTGGAGAGGGGAGACCTGTATGTTGGGCAACTGCCCAAAGAAGAGTTGTTGATTGGTG GTGATCGCAGTGCGGATGAGAAGTACTGCATGTTCATCCGCCACCGATACAACGGTTGTTTGGAGCTGCTGCTGGAGCACATTAGCCATGAATCATACCAGATTAAG GAGAGTGCCCTGTGTGCACTGATGGAGTTTGCCTCCATGGAAGGGAAGTTCCCCCTCCAAGACTTGGATTGGAGCGAACACTACAGCTTCCCAAGAGAACTCATCCAG gcagtggtggaGCGGCTGCTCTCTCAGGAGGAGGATATGGCAGTTCTTATCTCCAGATTTCAGGAGTACCTGGATATGGAGGATGTGCGTTACTACGTCATGAGCTCCGTCCGGGAGAACGTGGGCAGGGTGATGGACAAAACCAAAGGG GCAGTGATGCCCATTTACCAGAACAACGtattcactctgctgtccaatatCAACATGCCTAGCCAGGAGTCAGAACTCACCAACTACCTGGTCAAACAGGAAG CTAAACATGAAGACTGGAAAGCAGCCAAACTAAAA GAACACAAGCGTGCCTTTGAGCGGTTGTGGCTCGGGTTTCTGAAGTATAAG TTGCCCAGCAGCATGTACAAGAAGGTGCTGGTGATCCTCCATGACTCAATCCTGCCCCACATAAGCAATCCCACAGTGATGATCGACTTCCTGACTGCAGCCTATGATGTTG GAGGGGCAATCAGTCTGCTGGCTCTCAATGGCCTGTTTGTGCTCATCCATCAGCACAACCT AGATTATCCCGATTTCTACAAGAAGTTGTACAGCCTGCTGGAGCCCTCTGTTTTCCATGTGAAGTACAGAGCACGCTTCTTCCACTTAGCtaacctcttcctctcctccac tcacCTGCCAGTCTACTTGGTGGCAGCGTTTGCCAAGCGTCTGTCCCGCCTGGCCCTCACGGCGCCACCTGCTGCTCTGCTCATGGTACTGCCCTTCATCTGCAACCTGATCCGCCGCCACCCTGCCTGCCGAGTCCTCATTCACCGGCCTAGTGCAGCAGACG AAGCCTGTGATGACCCCTAcctgatggaggaggaggacccCTCCCAGTGCCACGCCCTGGAGAGCAGCCTATGGGAGCTTCAG ACCCTGCAGAAGCATTACCACCCTGATGTGGCCAAGGCTGCCATGGCGATCAACAAGCCACTGTCACAGCAGGAGGATGACATCAGTGAGCTGCTGGAGCTATCCACCTATGAG CTGATGGAGCGGGACCTAAAGCATAAGCAGAGCAAGACTGTGCCGCTGGAGTTTGACCCTGCCACCCAGCTGctgcagggctctgggggggtGCTGGGCCTGAACTTCTCTCTAGAGTAG
- the LOC123725546 gene encoding vacuolar protein sorting-associated protein 29 isoform X2, producing MAGHRLVLVLGDLHIPHRCNTLPAKFKKLLVPGKIQHILCTGNLCTKESYDYLKTLAGDVHIVRGDFDENLNYPEQKVVTVGQFKIGLIHGHQVIPWGDMASLALLQRQLDVDILISGHTHKFEAFENENKFYINPGSATGAYNALESNIIPSFVLMDIQASTVVTYVYQLIGDDVKVERIEYKKS from the exons ATG GCTGGTCACCGG TTGGTCCTGGTGTTAGGTGACCTGCACATCCCCCACCGATGCAACACCCTACCAGCCAAGTTTAAGAAGCTGTTGGTGCCTGGCAAGATCCAGCACATCCTCTGTACAGGAAACCTCTGCACCAAGGAGAGCTATGACTACCTGAAGACACTGGCCGGGGACGTACACATTGTCAGGGGAGACTTTGATGAG AACCTGAACTACCCGGAGCAGAAGGTGGTGACAGTAGGTCAGTTTAAGATCGGCCTGATCCATGGGCACCAGGTGATCCCCTGGGGGGACATGGCAAGCCTGGCCCTGCTGCAGAGGCAGCTCGACGTCGACATCCTCATCTCTGGACACACGCACAAGTTCGAGGCCTTCGAAAACGAGAACAAGTTCTACATCAACCCCGGCTCAGCAACTGGAGCCTACAACGCACTGGAAAG CAACATCATCCCGTCCTTTGTATTGATGGACATCCAAGCATCCACAGTGGTGACGTACGTATACCAGCTCATAGGAGATGACGTCAAAGTGGAGAGGATTGAGTACAAGAAATCCTAA
- the LOC123725546 gene encoding vacuolar protein sorting-associated protein 29 isoform X1, whose protein sequence is MVSENKLVLVLGDLHIPHRCNTLPAKFKKLLVPGKIQHILCTGNLCTKESYDYLKTLAGDVHIVRGDFDENLNYPEQKVVTVGQFKIGLIHGHQVIPWGDMASLALLQRQLDVDILISGHTHKFEAFENENKFYINPGSATGAYNALESNIIPSFVLMDIQASTVVTYVYQLIGDDVKVERIEYKKS, encoded by the exons ATGGTAAGTGAAAATAAA TTGGTCCTGGTGTTAGGTGACCTGCACATCCCCCACCGATGCAACACCCTACCAGCCAAGTTTAAGAAGCTGTTGGTGCCTGGCAAGATCCAGCACATCCTCTGTACAGGAAACCTCTGCACCAAGGAGAGCTATGACTACCTGAAGACACTGGCCGGGGACGTACACATTGTCAGGGGAGACTTTGATGAG AACCTGAACTACCCGGAGCAGAAGGTGGTGACAGTAGGTCAGTTTAAGATCGGCCTGATCCATGGGCACCAGGTGATCCCCTGGGGGGACATGGCAAGCCTGGCCCTGCTGCAGAGGCAGCTCGACGTCGACATCCTCATCTCTGGACACACGCACAAGTTCGAGGCCTTCGAAAACGAGAACAAGTTCTACATCAACCCCGGCTCAGCAACTGGAGCCTACAACGCACTGGAAAG CAACATCATCCCGTCCTTTGTATTGATGGACATCCAAGCATCCACAGTGGTGACGTACGTATACCAGCTCATAGGAGATGACGTCAAAGTGGAGAGGATTGAGTACAAGAAATCCTAA